The Blastococcus sp. HT6-4 genome window below encodes:
- a CDS encoding pyridoxamine 5'-phosphate oxidase family protein, with product MSAEETRKVAELLKGERFGFLTTIAPGGKLTSRPMTLQEVEFDGDLWFFAERGSHPVAHVAASPQVNVGVGSGGTWVSLTGHARVVEDTAKKKELWNGGVEAWFPNGPEDPDVVLIRVEADSAEYWDSPGGRLATAFSFVKAKATGERIDAGENKKVDL from the coding sequence ATGAGTGCAGAGGAGACCCGCAAGGTCGCCGAGCTCCTGAAGGGCGAGCGCTTCGGCTTCCTCACCACGATCGCTCCGGGCGGGAAGCTGACCAGCCGCCCGATGACGCTGCAGGAGGTCGAGTTCGACGGCGACCTGTGGTTCTTCGCCGAGCGCGGCTCCCACCCCGTGGCGCACGTCGCGGCGTCCCCGCAGGTCAACGTCGGCGTCGGCTCCGGTGGCACCTGGGTGTCGCTGACGGGGCACGCCCGCGTGGTCGAGGACACCGCGAAGAAGAAGGAGCTGTGGAACGGCGGCGTCGAGGCGTGGTTCCCGAACGGGCCGGAGGACCCCGATGTCGTGCTGATCAGGGTCGAGGCCGACTCCGCGGAGTACTGGGACAGCCCCGGCGGCCGCCTGGCCACGGCGTTCAGCTTCGTGAAGGCCAAGGCCACCGGCGAGCGGATCGACGCCGGGGAGAACAAGAAGGTCGACCTCTGA
- a CDS encoding cysteine hydrolase — translation MNEQATRPEGWLVVVDLQHVFGEPDSPWTAPRFEEVRPRVRRLVAAFGDRVVWTRFVAPDRPTGGWKEYYQQYDFALQPPDAECYRLVEDPGGHPVVDATTFGKWGPALAGVVGEGPLTVAGVATDCCVLSTVLPAADAGVHVRVVTDACAGAGDEEHERALQVMAGYAPLVSFATTDEVLAGA, via the coding sequence ATGAACGAGCAGGCCACACGGCCGGAGGGCTGGCTGGTCGTCGTCGACCTCCAGCACGTCTTCGGGGAGCCGGACTCGCCGTGGACCGCGCCGCGGTTCGAGGAGGTCCGCCCCCGGGTCCGCCGGCTGGTGGCGGCCTTCGGCGACCGGGTGGTCTGGACCCGCTTCGTGGCGCCGGACCGGCCCACCGGCGGCTGGAAGGAGTACTACCAGCAGTACGACTTCGCGCTGCAGCCGCCGGACGCGGAGTGCTACCGGCTCGTCGAGGACCCGGGCGGCCACCCGGTCGTGGACGCGACCACCTTCGGCAAGTGGGGTCCGGCCCTGGCGGGTGTCGTCGGGGAGGGGCCGCTCACCGTCGCCGGCGTGGCCACGGACTGCTGCGTGCTCTCCACCGTGCTCCCGGCCGCCGACGCCGGGGTGCACGTGCGCGTGGTCACCGACGCCTGCGCGGGGGCCGGCGACGAGGAGCACGAGCGGGCCCTGCAGGTGATGGCCGGCTACGCGCCGCTGGTGTCGTTCGCGACCACCGACGAGGTCCTGGCGGGGGCGTGA
- a CDS encoding iron-siderophore ABC transporter substrate-binding protein codes for MSFRPALRGAAALAAAALVVTGCGAGEEPAATDDAGAGNASGQYPATVETAFGDVTVDEEPERVVALGWSDAETALALGVQPVGASDWLAVGGDDGLGDWVEQGYDEPPVLIETLEPSYEAIAALEPDLILATRSSGDQDRYDLLNEIAPTIGPPEGVGPYQTTWQQQLEMIGQALGRTEAAEELEAEVEAAFEQAREEHPEFEGTEVAVGAYTAEGWGAYVSGDSRVQFMEQLGFENKNEIEELAMENFFVPISEEQLNLLDAELTVVFPIFVEASEFTSSPVWQALPVVQEGRAVVLEDLTVLNAFSSASAPGLLYAIDATVPQFADALD; via the coding sequence ATGTCGTTCCGTCCCGCCCTCCGCGGCGCCGCCGCGCTCGCGGCCGCCGCCCTCGTCGTCACCGGCTGCGGCGCCGGCGAGGAGCCCGCCGCCACCGACGACGCGGGCGCGGGGAACGCGTCCGGTCAGTACCCGGCCACCGTCGAGACCGCGTTCGGCGACGTCACGGTCGACGAGGAGCCCGAGCGCGTGGTGGCGCTCGGCTGGTCCGACGCGGAGACCGCGCTGGCGCTCGGCGTCCAGCCGGTCGGCGCGAGCGACTGGCTCGCCGTCGGCGGCGACGACGGCCTCGGCGACTGGGTCGAGCAGGGCTACGACGAGCCGCCGGTGCTGATCGAGACCCTCGAGCCCAGCTACGAGGCGATCGCCGCGCTGGAGCCCGACCTGATCCTCGCCACCCGTTCGTCCGGCGACCAGGACCGCTACGACCTGCTCAACGAGATCGCCCCCACGATCGGCCCGCCCGAGGGCGTGGGCCCCTACCAGACCACGTGGCAGCAGCAGCTGGAGATGATCGGCCAGGCGCTGGGCCGGACCGAGGCGGCCGAGGAGCTCGAGGCCGAGGTCGAGGCGGCGTTCGAGCAGGCCCGCGAGGAGCACCCCGAGTTCGAGGGCACCGAGGTCGCCGTCGGCGCGTACACCGCCGAGGGCTGGGGCGCCTACGTCAGCGGCGACTCGCGGGTGCAGTTCATGGAGCAGTTGGGCTTCGAGAACAAGAACGAGATCGAGGAGCTGGCGATGGAGAACTTCTTCGTCCCGATCAGCGAGGAGCAGCTGAACCTGCTCGACGCCGAGCTGACCGTGGTCTTCCCGATCTTCGTCGAGGCCTCGGAGTTCACCAGCAGCCCGGTGTGGCAGGCGCTGCCCGTCGTCCAGGAGGGTCGCGCCGTCGTCCTGGAGGATCTGACGGTGCTGAACGCCTTCTCCAGCGCCTCGGCGCCCGGGCTCCTGTACGCCATCGACGCGACCGTTCCCCAGTTCGCCGACGCGCTGGACTGA
- a CDS encoding ABC transporter permease produces MTTRDTAAPATPVAPPPDEVRSDRSHQLRATWVVTRRELHRLRRDPARMLTMLLQPLLFVFVMGTGLGSIVDTGGDVSFRTFLFPGVLATSVLFTAAFAGISLVWDREFGFLREMMVAPISRGSIIWGKCLGGAIVATVQSMVLLALVGLVDIPYSPVLLLQLTGCLFLGALLLTALGVLLSTRIRTIQTAMPVSQLLIMPMMFLSGALFPIAGLPDWLSLLTRLNPLTYVVQPMRQFTLDRLDLTAEAQERLLPGLTWFGWEVPVLVQLGAVAVLTLGLVALAARVFRTTE; encoded by the coding sequence ATGACCACCCGCGACACCGCCGCGCCCGCCACCCCGGTCGCCCCGCCGCCGGACGAGGTCCGCAGCGACCGGTCCCACCAGCTGCGCGCCACCTGGGTGGTCACCCGCCGGGAGCTCCACCGGCTCCGGCGCGATCCGGCCCGCATGCTCACCATGCTGCTGCAGCCGCTGCTGTTCGTCTTCGTGATGGGCACCGGCCTGGGCAGCATCGTGGACACCGGGGGCGACGTCAGCTTCCGCACCTTCTTGTTCCCCGGCGTCCTGGCGACGTCGGTGCTGTTCACCGCCGCCTTCGCCGGGATCTCGCTCGTCTGGGACCGGGAGTTCGGCTTCCTCCGCGAGATGATGGTCGCGCCGATCTCCCGGGGCTCGATCATCTGGGGGAAGTGCCTGGGCGGCGCGATCGTGGCCACCGTGCAGAGCATGGTCCTGCTGGCCCTGGTGGGGCTGGTGGACATCCCCTACTCGCCGGTGCTGCTGCTGCAGCTGACCGGCTGCCTCTTCCTCGGCGCGCTGCTGCTCACCGCGCTGGGCGTGCTGCTGTCCACCCGCATCAGGACCATCCAGACGGCGATGCCGGTCAGCCAGCTGCTGATCATGCCGATGATGTTCCTGTCCGGCGCCCTCTTCCCGATCGCGGGCCTGCCCGACTGGCTGTCGCTCCTCACCAGGCTCAACCCGCTGACCTACGTGGTGCAGCCGATGCGGCAGTTCACCCTCGACCGCCTCGACCTGACCGCGGAGGCGCAGGAGCGGCTGCTGCCCGGGCTCACCTGGTTCGGCTGGGAGGTTCCGGTGCTCGTGCAGTTGGGCGCCGTCGCCGTGCTGACCCTCGGGCTCGTGGCCCTGGCCGCGCGGGTCTTCCGGACGACGGAGTGA
- the mftE gene encoding mycofactocin biosynthesis peptidyl-dipeptidase MftE: MSSLAGATWAGLPERPLLVVPLGSVEQHGPHLPLRTDTAIASAAARAATERLDGALLAPALAYGASGEHEGFPGTISLGTEALTLLLVEYARSACRWAGRLLVVNGHGGNLDALRTAVPAVRAEGRDVAWFPCGVPGADAHAGRAETSLMLHVEPGSVPRDRAVPGETAPIGELLPRLRAEGVRAVSPTGVLGDPAGASAEEGAQLLAGLVDRLAAAARAWRIDDAGRLQG, encoded by the coding sequence GTGAGCTCCCTCGCCGGCGCCACCTGGGCGGGGCTGCCCGAGCGGCCGCTGCTCGTCGTCCCGCTGGGGTCGGTGGAGCAGCACGGCCCGCACCTGCCGCTGCGCACCGACACCGCGATCGCCTCGGCCGCCGCGCGGGCGGCGACGGAGCGGCTGGACGGCGCGCTGCTCGCCCCCGCCCTGGCCTACGGGGCCAGCGGCGAGCACGAGGGCTTCCCCGGCACGATCTCGCTCGGCACCGAGGCGCTGACCCTCCTCCTCGTCGAGTACGCGCGCTCGGCGTGCCGGTGGGCGGGGCGCCTGCTGGTCGTCAACGGCCACGGCGGCAACCTCGACGCGCTGCGGACGGCGGTCCCGGCGGTGCGCGCCGAGGGGCGGGACGTGGCGTGGTTCCCGTGCGGTGTCCCGGGCGCCGACGCGCACGCCGGCCGCGCCGAGACGTCGCTGATGTTGCACGTGGAACCGGGGAGCGTGCCGCGCGACCGTGCGGTGCCCGGCGAGACCGCGCCCATCGGCGAGCTGCTGCCCCGGCTGCGGGCCGAGGGCGTCCGCGCCGTCAGCCCGACCGGCGTGCTCGGTGACCCGGCCGGCGCGAGCGCCGAGGAGGGTGCGCAGCTGCTCGCGGGGCTGGTCGACCGGCTCGCCGCCGCCGCGCGGGCCTGGCGCATCGACGACGCGGGGCGGCTCCAGGGGTAG
- a CDS encoding YchJ family protein: MPPRRCPCGTGLPYDECCGPRHDGSAPAATAEQLMRSRYSAFAIGDAAYLLASWHPTTRPSSVEPDPAVRWTGLDVLATTGGGLLDREGTVEFRAHWRSGGESGDQHEVSRFVREDGAWRYLDAE, from the coding sequence GTGCCTCCTCGTCGCTGCCCCTGCGGAACCGGACTGCCCTACGACGAGTGCTGCGGGCCGCGGCACGACGGGTCGGCGCCGGCGGCGACCGCCGAGCAGCTGATGCGGTCGCGGTACAGCGCCTTCGCGATCGGCGACGCCGCGTACCTGCTGGCCAGCTGGCACCCCACCACCCGCCCGTCGTCGGTGGAGCCCGACCCGGCGGTGCGCTGGACCGGCCTGGACGTGCTCGCCACCACCGGCGGCGGGCTGCTCGACCGCGAGGGCACGGTCGAGTTCCGGGCGCACTGGCGCTCGGGCGGGGAGTCCGGCGACCAGCACGAGGTCAGCCGGTTCGTGCGGGAGGACGGCGCCTGGCGTTATCTCGACGCGGAGTGA
- a CDS encoding ATP-binding cassette domain-containing protein encodes MSDTLRAPAIEVSGLTKRYPSAGGVVEAVKGIDLRVEAGQTYGFLGPNGAGKSTTIEMLCTIRNPTSGTARVAGYDVVRERDQVRRRIGLVFQQQTLDLQLSAEQNLRFHADLYGLSRAEGARRIDEVLEMVDLADRRHDTVTKFSGGMKRRLEIARGLVHAPQVLFLDEPTIGLDPQTRAAIWDYLHDLGRRTGITVFVTTHYMDEAEHCDRIAIMDHGEIVAEDTPEALKSSVGTDRIALRTDDDELAIARIRERLGIEAGVHEGQVTLAVPEGAAVVPRLFTELGVGIRSVTVNRPSLDDVFLTYTGRTIRDSDGPQGRTFGVRRKAMR; translated from the coding sequence GTGTCAGACACCCTGAGGGCGCCGGCGATCGAGGTCAGCGGGCTCACCAAGCGCTACCCGTCCGCCGGCGGGGTGGTCGAGGCGGTCAAGGGCATCGACCTGCGCGTCGAGGCCGGCCAGACCTACGGGTTCCTGGGCCCCAACGGCGCGGGGAAGTCGACCACCATCGAGATGCTCTGCACCATCCGGAACCCCACGTCGGGGACCGCGCGGGTGGCCGGCTACGACGTCGTCCGCGAGCGCGACCAGGTGCGCCGGCGCATCGGCCTGGTCTTCCAGCAGCAGACGCTGGACCTGCAGCTCTCCGCCGAGCAGAACCTGCGCTTCCACGCCGACCTCTACGGCCTCTCCCGGGCCGAGGGTGCGCGTCGCATCGACGAGGTGCTGGAGATGGTCGACCTGGCCGACCGGCGGCACGACACGGTCACGAAGTTCTCCGGCGGGATGAAGCGGCGGCTGGAGATCGCCCGTGGCCTCGTGCACGCCCCGCAGGTGCTCTTCCTGGACGAGCCCACCATCGGGCTGGACCCGCAGACCCGCGCGGCGATCTGGGACTACCTGCACGACCTGGGACGCCGCACCGGCATCACCGTCTTCGTCACCACCCACTACATGGACGAGGCGGAGCACTGCGACCGCATCGCGATCATGGACCACGGCGAGATCGTCGCGGAGGACACCCCGGAGGCGCTCAAGTCCAGTGTCGGCACCGACCGGATCGCGCTGCGCACCGACGACGACGAGCTGGCCATCGCGCGCATCCGGGAACGGCTGGGCATCGAGGCCGGGGTCCACGAGGGCCAGGTGACCCTCGCCGTCCCGGAGGGCGCCGCCGTCGTCCCCCGGTTGTTCACCGAGCTGGGGGTGGGCATCCGGTCGGTGACGGTGAACCGGCCCAGCCTGGACGACGTGTTCCTGACCTACACCGGCCGCACGATCCGTGACTCCGACGGGCCGCAGGGCCGCACGTTCGGCGTCCGCCGGAAGGCGATGAGATGA